ACTCGTGCTTGGCTATCACAATTTCCACGGGAACGGTGACGAGAGTGGGGTCTGGCGCGAGTCTCTGGGCGAGTTCGACTGGGCACTTGATGTCGTCATCGTCGCCGTCACGTAGGACGAGAACCCCGCCTCGATCCGGGACACGTGCTGCTTGGATCCGGATGGCACGGGCCAGTTCCTCAGGTTTCCGCATCTTTCCTGAGTTGAGCATGAAAGGCGGTGCTACTTCGACCCACTGCTGCTCAAAGTGCATCGCGATTCGCGTGATCAGCCCGCGCACGGCCAGCTTCTCGCCATCCCCCTCCACGATGGGGGCTACAACCACCGGTGTCGTCATCGTGGCATCTCCGTGGGCGGCATCTCCGCGGAAAGTTCCGGGAGCAGCTGGTCGGTGCGGAGGAGTTCGCCCGGTGTGTAGAGCTGCTCGCGCAGGGCCATTGCGCCAGCGGCATCCAGCTTGCCGATCTTCGTTGCGCCTCCCACCGATCTCACTGCACAGATCTCGGACAGTTCGAAGCCTTCGCGGTCCAATAGATCTGGGCTATGGCTCGTAACGATCACTTGTCGGCGTTCGCTCGCGTCTCGCAGTGCGTCCAGCAGGACTCCGGCCGCTGCAGGATGCAGCGCACTTTCGGGCTCCTCGATACCGATGGTGCTGAGTGTGCTTCCGGTCCCAGCGAACAGGGAGACCAGTACGCCCAAGGCGCGCAGCGTCCCGTCGGAAACCGACTGCGCCTGGAAGCGCCACGGGTGCGGTGCTCCGGGGACATCCTGTTTGAACTCCAGCGTCTCCCAGTTCCCGAGGTTCGATCGGGTGACCGTGTGCATCCCAGGGACAATCTGCTGCAGGTACGCCTCGATCCGTTCCTTGTCGTCGCGGCCTCGCTCGGTGCGCTCCAGACGGTGCAGCACGCTCGCGAGGTTGGAGCCGTCCCGCAGCAGGAACTCTCCCGAGTCCGGCGTCTGTGGTTGCCGGATGACATCTGGGTTGAGGTTGAAGACGCTGATGCCAGCGAGGCCGTCGAAGACAGGGCGGAACGGTGTTAGGCCAGCAGCCGAGACCAAGTACAACCGTTGCTCGCCCACCGGGGGCATGACCGGCTCGCTATGACCTACCAGTCCTCCGTTCTCGACCTCGAAGAAGGCATCGGCGGATCGCTCACCTTCGCCATCGCGGGACTTAAGCCAGACTTTGCAGTACTCCTGCCTGATCCGGTAGCCGCCTCCCCGAACTGTCGCGATCGTGAATCCGTACTGCCCGTGATGTTCAGGTCCGCGGAACTCCAGTTGAATGGATAGGTTGTTGGGGTGCCCCTGTGACCTTCTGCGAACCTCTGCAATCCCACCGCGAGCCCGAAGCGCTTGGTCGAGAGAGGTCTGCAGCGACTCTGACACCAGTCGGAGAGAGTCGAGGAAGTTGCTCTTGCCGGATCCGTTCGGCCCGACCAGCAACAAGAGCTGCCCTAGTTCAACGTCAGCCTCGGCAATGCTCTTGAAGTGCCTCAGCCTGACCCGGGTGAGCGAGAAGTAGTTGCCCTGCATGCGAGCAGTCTGTCAGTCGATGGGCTGGTGCGAATGGGCAA
This region of Kitasatospora sp. NBC_00240 genomic DNA includes:
- a CDS encoding DUF4276 family protein, encoding MTTPVVVAPIVEGDGEKLAVRGLITRIAMHFEQQWVEVAPPFMLNSGKMRKPEELARAIRIQAARVPDRGGVLVLRDGDDDDIKCPVELAQRLAPDPTLVTVPVEIVIAKHEYEAWFLAAATSLRSHKVVRDDATIPADPEAKRDAKGQLRTMMHESYKPTLYQASFTDIMDLDEAAQNSRSFRRMISAVRKLL
- a CDS encoding AAA family ATPase, with amino-acid sequence MQGNYFSLTRVRLRHFKSIAEADVELGQLLLLVGPNGSGKSNFLDSLRLVSESLQTSLDQALRARGGIAEVRRRSQGHPNNLSIQLEFRGPEHHGQYGFTIATVRGGGYRIRQEYCKVWLKSRDGEGERSADAFFEVENGGLVGHSEPVMPPVGEQRLYLVSAAGLTPFRPVFDGLAGISVFNLNPDVIRQPQTPDSGEFLLRDGSNLASVLHRLERTERGRDDKERIEAYLQQIVPGMHTVTRSNLGNWETLEFKQDVPGAPHPWRFQAQSVSDGTLRALGVLVSLFAGTGSTLSTIGIEEPESALHPAAAGVLLDALRDASERRQVIVTSHSPDLLDREGFELSEICAVRSVGGATKIGKLDAAGAMALREQLYTPGELLRTDQLLPELSAEMPPTEMPR